In bacterium, the following are encoded in one genomic region:
- a CDS encoding YdeI/OmpD-associated family protein — protein sequence MNPRVDAFIRYAKQWQAEYAKLREIILPFGLTEDIKWMHPCYSYEKRNVVLIHGFKEYCALLFFQGALLDDPHGLLVQQTKNVQAGRQIRFTGFAEIVAQEAVLQEYLRNAIAVEKAGQKVVLKKTSEFTVVDEFQAALDASPALKQAFDGLTPGRQRAYLLYFSAAKQTKTRLARIEKCTPRILDGLGLDD from the coding sequence ATGAATCCACGGGTTGACGCCTTCATTCGGTATGCAAAGCAGTGGCAGGCAGAATACGCCAAGCTGCGGGAAATCATTCTGCCGTTCGGATTGACGGAAGACATCAAATGGATGCATCCCTGCTACAGCTATGAAAAGCGGAATGTCGTCTTGATTCACGGGTTCAAAGAGTATTGCGCGCTGTTATTCTTTCAAGGGGCGTTACTCGACGATCCACACGGACTGCTGGTTCAACAAACGAAAAATGTGCAGGCGGGGCGGCAGATTCGGTTTACTGGTTTCGCAGAAATCGTTGCACAGGAAGCGGTGTTGCAAGAATACCTCCGAAATGCAATTGCTGTGGAAAAAGCCGGGCAGAAAGTCGTACTAAAAAAGACCTCTGAGTTTACAGTTGTCGACGAATTTCAAGCGGCACTCGACGCCTCCCCGGCGTTAAAACAGGCTTTCGATGGGTTAACCCCGGGACGCCAACGGGCTTACTTGCTCTACTTTTCGGCGGCGAAACAAACGAAAACGCGACTTGCCCGCATCGAAAAATGCACACCTCGCATACTCGATGGGTTGGGATTAGACGATTAG
- a CDS encoding bacteriohemerythrin, giving the protein METLEWQDSYSVGHSIIDEQHYNMVVYANQLLVCLQSDKEKVSTLQALEFLVEETVLHFQTEEEYMHRSGFSGYVTHKIEHEKLVAQIKNLKRDCELDRIKARDQLVAIVRYWLLEHVLSHDKGLGRFLKSR; this is encoded by the coding sequence ATGGAAACTTTGGAGTGGCAGGATTCTTACTCCGTCGGTCATAGTATCATCGACGAACAGCACTATAACATGGTCGTCTATGCGAATCAACTGCTCGTCTGTCTGCAGTCAGACAAAGAGAAAGTATCAACTTTACAGGCGTTAGAGTTTTTAGTAGAAGAGACTGTATTACATTTCCAAACAGAAGAGGAGTATATGCATCGCTCTGGATTCAGTGGTTATGTAACACATAAGATCGAACATGAGAAACTAGTTGCTCAAATAAAAAATCTGAAACGAGATTGTGAGCTAGATCGAATAAAAGCGCGCGATCAATTGGTTGCCATCGTCCGATACTGGCTACTTGAGCATGTCCTATCGCATGACAAAGGATTGGGTCGATTCTTGAAAAGCCGCTAA
- a CDS encoding hemerythrin family protein — protein MTILNWEEKYAIGHPIIDQQHRNMLTIGNQLLLSLQTNRSKQETLQVLEALIAESELHFQTEEELMYRLGFGSYVNHKIDHDALKAQIKILMRECENDRVKAKNHLISIVRNWLLEHVMSYDKGLGRFLADRKTT, from the coding sequence ATGACCATTCTCAATTGGGAAGAAAAATACGCGATTGGACATCCCATCATCGATCAGCAACATCGAAACATGTTGACTATTGGCAATCAACTACTACTCAGCTTGCAAACAAACAGGTCGAAGCAGGAAACATTGCAAGTGCTCGAAGCGCTGATTGCGGAGTCGGAATTACACTTCCAAACCGAAGAGGAGCTGATGTACCGCTTAGGGTTTGGGAGCTATGTTAACCATAAAATCGACCACGACGCGCTCAAAGCACAAATCAAAATTTTAATGCGAGAGTGTGAGAATGACCGGGTAAAAGCCAAAAATCATTTGATCTCCATCGTCCGCAATTGGCTGTTAGAACACGTAATGTCTTATGATAAAGGATTAGGTCGGTTCTTAGCAGACCGAAAAACTACATAG